Within Synechococcales cyanobacterium CNB, the genomic segment ACCGTGCCCTCGTCAACCAGGCCTTCCCGCGCACCAACCCAGGACCCGTCGTCGCCCTCGGGGGGGGGACGCCCACCGCGCCCGGTGCGGCCGACTTCCTCCGAAACGCCCGCGCCCGGGGGATGGGACGGATCGTGTATCTGCGTGCCGCGCCGGCGACGCTCCGCGCCCGCCTCGCCGGCGCGGACAATGCCGACCGCCCGTCGCTCACCGGCGCGGACCCGCTCGCGGAGATCGAGGCCGTGCACGCCGCCCGCGACCCGCTCTACCGCGAACTGGCGGACGCAGTCGTGGAAGTAGACGGGCTGAACGAGGCGGCGACGCTGGGGGCGGTGGTGCGCTCGCTGCCGGGGCCTGTCGGGGGCGGAGCGAAAGGGACTCCTGGCAATACGTAACCCACAGTCTCGTACAGATTTACGTACTCCTTGGGGGCGCCGGGCAGGATATCCTGAGACAAAATACAAAAAACAGAAGAATAGACTTGACAGCCCCCCCCCCCCCCCTCTTGTATACTCTCCTGAGTCATGCAGAGATACTCGAACTCGATCACTGCTCTGATCGCGATGATGCCGGTGTTTTGCTTCATGCCGGTTGCCGCCCGCGGCCAGCCTGCCGAGGAATCCCTCGAGCGACTGAAGACGTGGCTCGCCCGTGCCTGGGAGGAGGCCCAAGCACTCCCCTCGATCGACGGCGCATCGTTGCGATGGAGAGTCGAGGATCGCTTCGTACCGCCTCCGGCTGAACTGGATGCGCTTCGCCGGGAAGTCGCGGGCAAGCCCGACCATCCCAAACGTCCTCATCTCAACATCTACGAGCGCAGGCTCCGCGATGGACCCGACGTTGTTCACTATGAACTCTGGCTGGACGGAAACGATCGATGGCGGCTGAACACTAACTTCCCGCCGGGCTTCCTCGACGGCGGGTACATCGACACCGCCTGGGCACCGGGAAGGGCGTGGAAGCTCGCGCCTCGCGGCCTCACGATCGCGGAGCCGGAGCCGCAGACCGCGTCCGCACAAACACTCCTCTCGTCCCGATCAACGTTCTCCGCGCACGTGTCCAAACTTCTCGACGGAGGAATGGGCGTTGCAGGGTCCATGCGCCTTTCGCATCGCGCAGAACCCACACTGCAAGGCCTTCACTGGAGCTTCATCGCGTCGAGCGAACCAACGGCGACAGGCGTTCGACGGCGGGTTCGGTACTCCGGCGACTGGGATCCCGACATGGGTCGTGGGTTTGTCAGGTCCGTCGAAGTCGTGGAATCGCCTTCGAGCACACGACCGAGTTGGCAGATCGACTCATGGATCTATGACAGCACGCTTCAGAGACACGTTGCCTCACTGGTCCGGTATCGCGCCGCGGGTGTCGACCAGCAGATCGTCTTCGAGGGAGCGGGCGCGATCCCGAATGGTGGCATGGACGCTCTCACGCGGATTCCGTCGCCGGGCGGGACGGACCCGATTCGAGGTCGTGTCGATCCCCCGGCTGTGCGCGACCATCGGAGCGGAGCAACGCTCATCCGCGACGAGGAGGGCCGACTCAGACAAGTCGAAGTCGCCGGTGAATCGCTCCCGTTGACGAGTCGAGGCGCCCCATGGCGGGCGATCGGTGTGATCGCACTCGTCGCGACGATCCTGACCATGGGCGTTCTGTGGTGGGCGCGTCGCAGATCTGCATCGTGAAGAAGGAGGAACGAACGTGCGCATACG encodes:
- a CDS encoding shikimate kinase, translating into MDDPRASILLIGLRGSGKSALGPRLAERLGRPFIDLDAVTVTYLGEGTLRELWERHGEVRFRQAEYRALVNQAFPRTNPGPVVALGGGTPTAPGAADFLRNARARGMGRIVYLRAAPATLRARLAGADNADRPSLTGADPLAEIEAVHAARDPLYRELADAVVEVDGLNEAATLGAVVRSLPGPVGGGAKGTPGNT